In Hymenobacter sp. GOD-10R, the sequence GTAGACCTCGCCCGAGAACCACTCGCTTTCTTCGTCTTCATCTTAATCTTAAAGGAAGAAGTAGCAGGTGTATAGGATCGGACAGAAGGGGTGGAATAGGAACTAGAGCTACTGGAAGGTGTCGTATAGCTAGCCGAGGAATAGTGGGAACTGTGCGAGCTATGCGAGCTGTGCCCACTGCTAGAAGAAGAGTAATGCGAGCTATGGGAACTGTGAGACCGGTGCGAACTATGGGAGGTATGCATCATAGCTTTGCTAGCCAGCGGATTGGCAGCATTTAGCTTAAGCACGAGTTGCGGCTTACGCTTGAGCGTGCGCAACCGGGCCACAAAGTCTTCATCAAGTTTGAGCGAGGCCCCGCTTTCAAAAGGACTTGCTTCCGCCTTACCAGTAAAGGCGAACAAACTAGTGTAGAATAATAACAGGGCTTTGGTAAAGAGCGCCTGCATGCCTAATTCGGGGGCATCAAGGTCGTCTGACATACAGCTATAGAAAAGTAAATAGTAAGAAGTGGAGAAAAACGAAAATCACATCAGTAGATTACAATAAAGACGCAGAAGCAATGCAGGAAACGGATAGTGACTTCCTTCACAGCATACCAGTACTGGTGAAATGCGCCTTGTACCTCGGTGTAGCTAGTGTCTAGGAAAGGAGCCAATGTTTGGCCACCAGGCAGGAGCAGTAGTCGCTGCATCCCGCAGCGGTCCTTGTTGGTGCTTTATCAGAGTACTGAACTACCTACTAAACAGGCAGCCGCTGATAAGCTAAGTGTGCATGCGCATCATAGCGCCAATAGATACGCTCCTCTTGCCGTTGTGCAAGGTAGGATACGTCGTTAGCCAATAGCTCGAGAGGAATCGGGTGGAAAGCATAAGAAGGACTGTATAAGAATAGCGATTGATAGCATCCTGCACCCCAATGAATAGATTTACATGATGGTAGT encodes:
- a CDS encoding peptidoglycan-binding domain-containing protein, with the translated sequence MSDDLDAPELGMQALFTKALLLFYTSLFAFTGKAEASPFESGASLKLDEDFVARLRTLKRKPQLVLKLNAANPLASKAMMHTSHSSHRSHSSHSSHYSSSSSGHSSHSSHSSHYSSASYTTPSSSSSSYSTPSVRSYTPATSSFKIKMKTKKASGSRARSTRVPSYTTPTYYSENGEVLLPVYDLGARVLKLGDRGTDVQAMQKLLMALGYQLTADGNFGLTTNAAVKAFQKEQGLTADGVAGPQTLTLLQLP